TGCTTTCGCTCGACAACGCCTATAACGCCGAGGAGTTGCGCGGTTGGGCGGAGCGCGTACAGGGCGGTCTAGCGGCCAGCGAAAAGGTCGGTTATGTTTGCGAGCTGAAGCTCGATGGGCTTTCACTCGCCGTGAACTATGTTCCTGGCAAAGGCGGGGATGCGGTCTTGTCGACTGGCGTTACGCGCGGCGATGGCTCTATCGGCGAGGATGTCACCACGAACGTTCGCACCATCCGCAGCGTGCCGCTGCAGGTCAGCGCGGCGAAGCTGCAGGCTGCAGGTCTGCCGCAGTCGTTTGAGGTGCGTGGCGAAGTGGTGTTGCCGCAGAAGGCCTTCGAGAAGATGAATGAAGAGCGCGTTGCTGCGGGTATGGCTCCTGCGGCGAACCCGCGCAATGCTGCGGCTGGCACGATCCGCACGTTGGAGCCGAACGTGGTTGCGCAGCGCCGTCTCGAGTACTTTGCCTACTTCCTGCTGCGCGATGGTGAGAGCTTTATCCCGGAGCAGACGGACGCGCTGGCTGCTCTGCGAACTGCGGGTTTTCTGGTCAACAAGCAGACGCGCAGTGTGAAGACGATCGACGAGGTGCTCGCCTTTATTGACGAGGCTGAGGGACTGCGCGACTCGCTGCCGTACGACATCGACGGCGTGGTCATCAAGGTGGACTCCATCGCGCAGCAGCGCCGCCTCGGTTTCACAGGGAAGGCTCCGCGCTGGGCGATCGCATACAAATTTCCCGCGCGTGCCGCGAACACGGTGCTTGAAGACGTGCTCTTTCAGGTTGGTCGCACCGGCAAAATTACGCCCGTTGCGGCGCTCAAGCCGGTCTTTATCGGCGGTACAACGGTTACGCGAGCCACGCTGCATAACGCAGACGAGATTGAGCGGCTTGGCGTTTGCATCGGCGACACGGTAGCGGTCGAGCGCGGTGGCGATGTGATTCCGAAGATCACGCACGTTGTCACGGAGGCCGCTCGCGGGACACGCGAGATTACGTTTCCGTCGCTCTGCCCGATCTGCTTGAGCGAGTTGGTGAAGGAAGAGGGCGAGGTCGATTGGCGCTGCGTCAACGACAACTGCCCTGCGCGGATCGCGGGAGCGATGCAGCACTGGGCCTCGCGCGGCGTCATGAACATCGAAGGCCTTGGGGAGTCGATGGTCGCTCAGTTGCTCGGCCAGAGCGGCGAAGCGGCTGCCGAAGGCGATAGCGAAACGGTTGAGGCGCAGGCTTCGGCGGAAGTCTCCGAAAGCGGCGAGCCTGTGCTTGTCCGCGAGCCGCTAGTGCGTTCGCTCGCGGACCTCTATGACGTGGAAAAGGTGAACGTCGAGAAGCTGATGTCGCTCGACCGCATCGGGCAGAAGACGGCGGATGCGCTGCTGGCGCAGATCGACCGCTCGCGCAAGGCAGGGCTTGCGCGCGTGCTGATGGGACTTGGAATCCGTTTCGTCGGCGACCGCACGGCGCAGTTGCTTGCCGAGCACTTTGGGGATGTCGCGAATCTTATGACAGCCTCGCGCGAAGAGCTCGAAGCCGTGAACGAAGTGGGCCCCAAGGTTGCGGAAGCGATCACCGACTTCTTTGCCGTAGAGCGCAACGCGCAGATGGTGCAACGCCTGCGTGAGCTTGGCGTAGATATGACCGCAGAAAAGCGCGAGGTCGGGACGAAGCTTGCAGGGCAGACCTTTGTGCTGACGGGTACGCTGCCGACGCTGACTCGTGACGAGGCCAAGGCACTGATCGAGTCTGCTGGCGGCAAGGTTTCCGGCTCGGTGTCGAAGAAGACGAGCTACGTCGTCGCGGGCGAAGAGGCCGGATCGAAGCTTGAGAAGGCGCAGCAGCTTGGTGTTGCGGTGCTGGATGAAGAAGCTTTGCAGCGGCTGCTGAACGAATAGCGTTCAGCCGTTTCGCCGGGTTGCGATACAGTCAAACCATCAAGCAGTAACCAGTCATTCATAAATGGGCCCTCGCTGGCGCCTTGCGCCCAGCTTTACCTAATAGAGGACAGGTGTCACGGATGGGACTTACTCGCCGGCAGTTTTTAACGCGCGTCGGACAGGCCGGAGGCTACTCGGCCGCAGTCGTCGCGATGCAGGGTTTCGGCCTTTTCCCCACATACGCTTCGGCGAGTACGCCGAACCTTGCTGCGGCACCCAACTCTGGCAAAGGCGTTCGGGTCGCGATTCTCGGCGGTGGGATCGGTGGACTTGTGGCAGCGTATGAGCTGCGCGAGCTGGGCTACGAAGTCACGCTTCTGGAAGCGCGTTCGCGTCCCGGCGGTCGTAACTGGACCGTTCGCGGTGGCGATACGGTGGAGTTTCTCGACGGCACCAAGCAGCACTGCACGTGGGACGCAGGCCACTACCAGAACTTCGGCCCCGCGCGCCTGCCCTCAGTACACAAGCTTATGCTCGGCTATGCGAAGAAGCTGGGAGTCGAGCTACAGGTCGAGGTCAACACCACGCGTTCGAGCTTCCTGCAGAACGATAACGCCAACGGCGGCAAGCCGGTGCAGCAGCGTCAGGCGATCAACGACACGCGCGGGCACGTCTCCGAGCTGTTGATGAAGTCGATCAAGGGTGGTTCGCTCGACCAGGAGATGACCAAGCAGGACCGCGAGCGGATGCTCGACTTCCTAAGCCTCTATGGTCCGCTGGATAAGACCGGAAAGTACGCTGGCTCCGACCGCGCTGGCTACGCCATTGCTCCGGGGGCTGGTGAGCAGACGGGTAAGCTGCTGGAGCCGCTCGACATGCACACGCTGCTCGACGCGAGCTTCTGGGACGGCATGTTGTTTGAGGAGACCTTTGACTGGCAGGCGACGATGTTCCAGCCGGTTGGCGGTATGGACCGCATCCCGTACGCGTTTGCGAAGTCGCTCGGAAGCATTGTGAAGTACAACTCGCCGGTGACCGAGATTCGCAAGACGGCGAAGGGCGTGCGCATTGGCTATGAGTCCGAAGGCAAAGCGCATCAGCTTGAAGCGGATTTCTGCATCTGCGGCCTGCCGCTCTCGCTGCTGAAGAAGATTCCGAACGACCTGAGCAAGCCGGTGCAGAACATCATCTCCGAGTGCACCTACGGCGATGCGTACAAGATCGCGTGGGAGAGCCGCCGCTTCTGGGAGCAGGATTACAACGTCTACGGCGGGCTGGAGTTTGTGAACGTTGGCTGCTCGCCGGTGTGGTTTCCGTCGGAAGGTTTCTTTAAGGAGCGCGGCGTTTTTGTCTCCGGCTACACGGAAGAGCACACGACTCCGCTGGTGATGATGCCGCTCGAAGGCAAGCTGGCTGAGAGTCGCAAGAGCATCGAGCGCCTGCATCCCGGGCATGGCAAGGAGCTCGAGAAGCCGATGTACCTGAACTGGGCGCAGATCAAGTGGAACGAAGGCTCGTGGATCGACACCTACGGTGCAGGGCAGGGGCGCAATGCTTCGGCCGTGACACAGGGCTCGGGTCGCGCGACCGCCCGCGTCATTGCGCCGAACCAGGAGAACTACGAGATTCTGCTGAAGGCTGATGACCGCATCTTCCTTACCGGCGACCATATGAGCCATCTGGTCGGCTGGCAGGAAGGCGCAGCCGAGAGTAGCCATCGCGTCATTCGCCTGATTGAAGACCGCGTGAAGCAGGCGCGCGTTGCCACGCAAACGGACAAGATCTTTGCCTAAGGAGAAGAGTATGAAGCTGAAGTTTGCACTCGTTGCCGCACTTGCCGTAGCTGCTACTACTACGGCAGCTCACGCGCAGACCGCCGTCAAGCACATCCAGAACGAGAAGAGCCCGCTGGCTGCAGCGGTCTGGGCAGGCGACACGCTGTACTGCTCGGGCCAGATCGCTGACCCGCTTACCCCTGCTGACCCGGCGAAGAATTCGGCGGCTGTCTTTGGCGATACGCAGGAGCAGACGTTCAGCATCCTGACTAAGATCCAGGCACTGTTGAAGAGCCAGGGTTTGGAGATGAAGGACGTGGTGAAGATGACGGTCTTCCTCGCAGCCGATCCGGCGAAGGGCAACAAGCTGGACTTCCCCGGCCTGCAGGCCAGTTTCACGAAGTTCTTCGGCACAAAGGAGCAGCCGAACAAACCGGCTCGCTCGGCTGTTCAGGTTGCTGCGTTGGTTCTTCCAGGCGCGTTGGCCGAGATTGAAGTGATCGCGGTGAAGAGTAAGTAGTGAGGGCAAGTGGTTAGTATTTTGTGACTGTACGCCGCGCATTGCGCGGCGTACTTTTGCACTAACCACTAACCACTAACCACTAACCACTAACCACTATTCCCTACGTCGTACGCGTGACTACGTACGCGCTGGCCTGCGCGTTGGGGCAGAGCACCATCGTCTGGATCGTCACATGTGCCGGACGAGTGGCAGCCCAAACGATCGCGTCGGCGATGTCTTCGCCGGTGAGCGGCTGCAGGTTGGCGTAGGTCTTGGCGGCGCGCTCTTCATTGCCGTGGAAGCGCACCTTGCTGAACTCGGTTTCGACCATGCCCGGGTCGATGGTGGTGACGCGGAGGTCGGTGCCGTTCAGGTCGATGCGCAGACCGTCGGTGATGTAGCGTTCGGCAACCTTTGTGGCGCAGTAAACCGCGCCGCCCGGATACGCTGCGAGGCCTGCAATCGAACCGAGGTTGATGACGTGACCGGTGTTGCGGGCCACCATGCCGGGAACGACCGCTCGTGTGACATAGAGCAGACCCTTCACGTTGGTGTCGATCATCTCTTCCCAGTTCTGCACGTCGTCTTCGTAGACCTTATTCAGCCCGCGGCTGAGGCCAGCGTTGTTCACCAGCACGTCGATCTCGCGCCACTCGGCGGGCAGCGTGGCAAGTGTGCCCTCGACGGCGTCGCGATCGCGAACGTCGAGTTCAAAGCTGAAGGTATCTTCCGCGCCGAGCGAGCGGAGCTCTGCTTCGAGCGTCTTCAGGCGGTCGAGGCGACGGGCGCAGACCAGCACCTTTGCGCCGAGTTTGGCGAACTCCTTTGCCGTTGCTTCACCGATACCCGCGCTTGCGCCGGTCACAAATACCCGCTTGCCTCTAAGAGAAATTGCCACGATCGATTGTCCCCGTTCTGTTTTCCGGCGACCGACTTCCGTCGCCCCTCTGGCGAATGGATAGTGGTGCCTACGTCTTTATGATGCACAATCTGCCGGGAAGCCGCGAACTCCGGTTGGAGCTCGTTTGGGTGTGGAGCGGTGTCGAGCGTGGTTCCGCCCCGGTGATTTGCGGCGGCAGGCGTGGAAGAATTGAGGATGCTCTGGTGGTCATTGTGTTCTGGCCGGCCTCCGCGGCGCACCAGCGCATGCGATGCTCGGCCCTGACCGCGCCTCGTGTTTGCTTCAAGGGGACCCAAGTATGCGACCACAGCGACTCGTTTACGCGCCTACGCGCAGCCGCAGGCTGAACGAAATGTTCGGCCTCTGCGTGTTGGCCGCCGCAGGCCTTCTGCTGCTTGCGCTGGCGACCTACACGCCTTCGGACCCATCGTTTAATACGGTCGCTTCGATCTCGTCACTGCGCCCGGCGCGCAACTGGACAGGGCTGATTGGTGCGTACAGCAGCGACCTGCTGCTGCAGATCTTTGGTGTTGCCATCTTTGTGTTGCCGCTGTCGCTCATTCGCGTGGGCGTTAGCTGGATGCGTTCGAAGCCCGTGGGGGCTGCTGCGGCGAAGCTCCTGGGGATGGTGCTTTGGCTGCTCTTTGCGCCTGCGGTGATTGCTCTGCTGCCCGGTCACTTTCTGTGGCGTCATGCGTTGCCGATCGCTGGCGTCGAAGGTCGCCTGATCGCTGACGGGCTTGTAAAGTTTGTGAACCTGCCGGGTGCTGTGACGATCGCTGGCCTCATGGTGGCGCTCTCGCTTTATCTTTCGACGACGTTCCTGCTGGCGATGGCGCGGGAGTGGTTCTCGACGAAGTTTGCGTTCGTTGGTGCGATGCGCAGCCGCTGGTCGAACTGGCGGACTCACCGCGATCATGCACCCGAAGCTGTAGAAGCAGCGGAGTTGAATCAACGTCAGGCTCGCGCGGCTGCGCGGTTGAAGTCTGAGCCCATACCTGAGGAGATGCAGCAGGCAAAGGATGCGCGGCAGCAGAACTCCCTGCTGGCTGGCTTCCTGTCGCTCTTCCGCCGCAAGCAGGCGCTTGCAGAAGGTGATGGCGAGGACGATGACCGCGCTCGTTTTGGAGGAGAAACGCCCTCGGTGTGGGACTCGCTTCCGCGCACGGATGTCGATGCTCCCACGGCGACGGCGTTCACCACCGCCGCCGCTGCTGCTGCACCGTTCGCTGCAAAGCTCGCCGCGGCCGCTGCACCTTTGCGCGAGGCGGAGTTGCCGTTCAGCGCATCTGAACCGGTGATGGAGCACGGCGAAAGCTACGAGCCGGTGGAGGATGATGGCTGGCTGGATGCGCCGGAGCGTGCGACGTTTGGCCGCAGCCCGCTGGAGAATGTCGACATCCCCGAAGCGCCGCCTGCGCGCATTCCTGTTGCCGAGCCGCTGCGTCCGCAGTTGGTGCGGCCTTCGATCACGCCGATGGCTCCCCCGGCGAATCGTATCGAGGAAGTTCCTGCGGCTCCGCGTCGCATCAACCCTGTGCCTGAGCCACCTGCGATGCCTTCGCCGATGGCGAACCTTCGCGATCAGAACATCGCGTTCGGCAAGCGAGCGGATGCGGATGTGCGCTCGATGACGATTACGCCGAAGTCGATTCGTGGCTATAAACTTCCGCCTTCGTCGTTGCTCTACCACTCGGACGAACAGGCCGAGATTCGCGAAGATCAGCTTCGTGAAGAGGCGCGTCTGCTGGTGGAGAAGTGTGCGGAGTTCGGCGTGCAAGGCAAGGTGGAGCAGATCAATCCCGGCCCTGTTGTGACGACGTTTGAGTTCAAGCCGGACAGCGGTGTGAAGTACGCCAAGGTGACCGGACTGGCCGACGATCTTTGCCTCGCTATGGCTGCAGAGAGCGTGCTGATTGAACGGATGCAGGGCAAGAACACCGTTGGTATTCAGGTGCCGAACACCTCACGCGAGACGATCTGGCTGCGGGATGTGGTGGAGTGCGAGTCGTTTGTTCACTCGAAGTCGCGGCTGGCGATTGCGCTGGGTAAGGACATCAACGGTGGCATTGTGACGGCCGATCTGGCGGCGATGCCGCATGTGCTGATCGCGGGCTCGACCGGTTCG
This genomic interval from Acidobacteriaceae bacterium contains the following:
- a CDS encoding FAD-dependent oxidoreductase; this encodes MGLTRRQFLTRVGQAGGYSAAVVAMQGFGLFPTYASASTPNLAAAPNSGKGVRVAILGGGIGGLVAAYELRELGYEVTLLEARSRPGGRNWTVRGGDTVEFLDGTKQHCTWDAGHYQNFGPARLPSVHKLMLGYAKKLGVELQVEVNTTRSSFLQNDNANGGKPVQQRQAINDTRGHVSELLMKSIKGGSLDQEMTKQDRERMLDFLSLYGPLDKTGKYAGSDRAGYAIAPGAGEQTGKLLEPLDMHTLLDASFWDGMLFEETFDWQATMFQPVGGMDRIPYAFAKSLGSIVKYNSPVTEIRKTAKGVRIGYESEGKAHQLEADFCICGLPLSLLKKIPNDLSKPVQNIISECTYGDAYKIAWESRRFWEQDYNVYGGLEFVNVGCSPVWFPSEGFFKERGVFVSGYTEEHTTPLVMMPLEGKLAESRKSIERLHPGHGKELEKPMYLNWAQIKWNEGSWIDTYGAGQGRNASAVTQGSGRATARVIAPNQENYEILLKADDRIFLTGDHMSHLVGWQEGAAESSHRVIRLIEDRVKQARVATQTDKIFA
- the ligA gene encoding NAD-dependent DNA ligase LigA; translation: MLTVEEQIEALREELRHHEHLYYVLDAPEWDDAQYDAVMNRLKGLEAEHPELLTPDSPTQRVGGKPKDGFTKVAHSRPMLSLDNAYNAEELRGWAERVQGGLAASEKVGYVCELKLDGLSLAVNYVPGKGGDAVLSTGVTRGDGSIGEDVTTNVRTIRSVPLQVSAAKLQAAGLPQSFEVRGEVVLPQKAFEKMNEERVAAGMAPAANPRNAAAGTIRTLEPNVVAQRRLEYFAYFLLRDGESFIPEQTDALAALRTAGFLVNKQTRSVKTIDEVLAFIDEAEGLRDSLPYDIDGVVIKVDSIAQQRRLGFTGKAPRWAIAYKFPARAANTVLEDVLFQVGRTGKITPVAALKPVFIGGTTVTRATLHNADEIERLGVCIGDTVAVERGGDVIPKITHVVTEAARGTREITFPSLCPICLSELVKEEGEVDWRCVNDNCPARIAGAMQHWASRGVMNIEGLGESMVAQLLGQSGEAAAEGDSETVEAQASAEVSESGEPVLVREPLVRSLADLYDVEKVNVEKLMSLDRIGQKTADALLAQIDRSRKAGLARVLMGLGIRFVGDRTAQLLAEHFGDVANLMTASREELEAVNEVGPKVAEAITDFFAVERNAQMVQRLRELGVDMTAEKREVGTKLAGQTFVLTGTLPTLTRDEAKALIESAGGKVSGSVSKKTSYVVAGEEAGSKLEKAQQLGVAVLDEEALQRLLNE
- a CDS encoding SDR family NAD(P)-dependent oxidoreductase, with protein sequence MAISLRGKRVFVTGASAGIGEATAKEFAKLGAKVLVCARRLDRLKTLEAELRSLGAEDTFSFELDVRDRDAVEGTLATLPAEWREIDVLVNNAGLSRGLNKVYEDDVQNWEEMIDTNVKGLLYVTRAVVPGMVARNTGHVINLGSIAGLAAYPGGAVYCATKVAERYITDGLRIDLNGTDLRVTTIDPGMVETEFSKVRFHGNEERAAKTYANLQPLTGEDIADAIVWAATRPAHVTIQTMVLCPNAQASAYVVTRTT
- a CDS encoding DNA translocase FtsK; the encoded protein is MRPQRLVYAPTRSRRLNEMFGLCVLAAAGLLLLALATYTPSDPSFNTVASISSLRPARNWTGLIGAYSSDLLLQIFGVAIFVLPLSLIRVGVSWMRSKPVGAAAAKLLGMVLWLLFAPAVIALLPGHFLWRHALPIAGVEGRLIADGLVKFVNLPGAVTIAGLMVALSLYLSTTFLLAMAREWFSTKFAFVGAMRSRWSNWRTHRDHAPEAVEAAELNQRQARAAARLKSEPIPEEMQQAKDARQQNSLLAGFLSLFRRKQALAEGDGEDDDRARFGGETPSVWDSLPRTDVDAPTATAFTTAAAAAAPFAAKLAAAAAPLREAELPFSASEPVMEHGESYEPVEDDGWLDAPERATFGRSPLENVDIPEAPPARIPVAEPLRPQLVRPSITPMAPPANRIEEVPAAPRRINPVPEPPAMPSPMANLRDQNIAFGKRADADVRSMTITPKSIRGYKLPPSSLLYHSDEQAEIREDQLREEARLLVEKCAEFGVQGKVEQINPGPVVTTFEFKPDSGVKYAKVTGLADDLCLAMAAESVLIERMQGKNTVGIQVPNTSRETIWLRDVVECESFVHSKSRLAIALGKDINGGIVTADLAAMPHVLIAGSTGSGKSVAINAMIMSVLFKSTPEQVRMILVDPKRVELGMYEGIPHLFTPIITEAKQAANALRNAVKEMERRLKLLAANHVRNIDQFNKLFDNGSEYLFEDVNQEPLPYIMIIIDELADLMMLDRANVEESITRLAQMARAVGIHLVLATQRPSVDVITGLIKANVPTRMSFRLATKTDSRTIIDSNGAESLLGRGDMLYLPPGTSRLQRVHAPFVTEKEIAGVTEFWRAQGEAEYVEGFLEGPKDENSESGGRGSDGEDNDPMFDDAVRLVFEFGKASTSLLQRRLRVGYGRAAHLIDMMERDGLVGPADGSKPREILKRPDFFSEVDSAIR
- a CDS encoding RidA family protein, whose product is MKLKFALVAALAVAATTTAAHAQTAVKHIQNEKSPLAAAVWAGDTLYCSGQIADPLTPADPAKNSAAVFGDTQEQTFSILTKIQALLKSQGLEMKDVVKMTVFLAADPAKGNKLDFPGLQASFTKFFGTKEQPNKPARSAVQVAALVLPGALAEIEVIAVKSK